A single window of uncultured Methanospirillum sp. DNA harbors:
- a CDS encoding TIGR00300 family protein codes for MSFSREIELDGHIIDSGIVENVLDTILDMGGDFEFLVFEVGKKKTDKSYAKIRICSDTSERLDGIISRLHRHGARLVEVAEVTLVPAEGERIVPKGFYSTTNYPTEIRYAEKWIPVEKIEMDCLIVVKTDERRAICTPMDKLRKNDLVVMGEFGVTVHPPERSRDHNEFEFMGGGVSSERPTETTIAKIAKEMVELHQRGGKVALVGGPAIIHTGAADACAALVREGYINVLFAGNALATHDIEYSLYGTSLGMDIRTGELVAAGHKNHLYAISEVMRAGSISAAVETGVVRSGIMYECVKNGIPFVLAGSIRDDGPLPDVISDARVAQDAMRKYVPDIGMVLMIATMLHSIAVGNCLPAYVRTICVDINPSTVTKLMDRGTMQAIGVVSDAGAFIPMLLRQIRLITGKTEE; via the coding sequence ATGAGTTTCTCCCGTGAGATTGAACTCGACGGGCACATAATCGATTCAGGAATCGTTGAGAATGTCCTTGATACCATCCTCGACATGGGTGGTGATTTTGAGTTCCTGGTGTTTGAAGTCGGCAAGAAGAAGACCGACAAGAGCTACGCAAAGATCAGGATATGTTCTGACACCAGCGAACGTCTTGATGGAATTATCAGCCGTCTTCACCGGCATGGTGCCCGGCTCGTAGAGGTAGCAGAGGTCACTCTTGTTCCAGCCGAAGGCGAGCGGATTGTTCCAAAAGGCTTTTATTCCACGACAAATTATCCAACCGAGATCAGGTATGCAGAAAAGTGGATCCCGGTAGAAAAGATCGAGATGGACTGCCTCATCGTGGTGAAAACAGATGAGAGGCGGGCCATCTGCACCCCCATGGATAAGCTCAGGAAGAATGATCTCGTGGTCATGGGAGAGTTCGGAGTAACAGTTCACCCTCCAGAGCGTTCCCGGGATCACAATGAATTTGAGTTCATGGGAGGAGGCGTATCGTCAGAGCGTCCAACCGAGACGACCATCGCCAAGATTGCAAAAGAGATGGTCGAACTTCATCAGCGTGGTGGAAAGGTTGCGCTGGTAGGAGGGCCTGCCATCATTCATACAGGAGCTGCTGACGCGTGTGCCGCATTAGTCCGAGAAGGGTACATTAATGTCCTCTTTGCAGGGAATGCACTCGCAACTCATGACATTGAGTACAGTTTATACGGGACATCGCTCGGTATGGACATCAGAACCGGAGAACTGGTTGCTGCCGGTCATAAAAATCACCTGTACGCGATAAGTGAGGTGATGAGGGCCGGTTCAATCAGTGCCGCGGTTGAGACAGGTGTCGTCCGATCAGGGATCATGTACGAGTGTGTAAAAAACGGGATACCATTCGTCCTGGCAGGTTCTATCCGTGATGATGGCCCTCTTCCTGATGTCATATCTGATGCACGGGTGGCGCAGGATGCGATGCGCAAATATGTTCCCGATATAGGTATGGTCCTGATGATTGCGACAATGCTTCACTCTATCGCGGTTGGAAACTGTCTCCCAGCATATGTGAGAACCATCTGCGTTGACATCAACCCGTCAACGGTTACCAAACTGATGGACAGGGGTACAATGCAGGCTATCGGAGTTGTGAGTGATGCAGGGGCTTTCATTCCGATGCTACTCAGGCAGATCAGGCTGATTACTGGAAAAACAGAAGAGTAG
- a CDS encoding NTP transferase domain-containing protein → MAGGRGTRLQMGEKGLVRLCDRPLIEYVISILEESGFEQVVVTTPRTPYTANYCRTREVDQICTQGAGYVEDIAEAVEILGEEGPVLIVCADIPGLCKDHLDHILSSYDTGGKPACSVWIPAYRFEEQGCRVHYTKEIAGTQASPAGLNILLGSSIEDEQDELCLLIDDPALVFNVNTREELTAAEEFFKSRRDKT, encoded by the coding sequence ATGGCAGGCGGCAGGGGTACACGTCTGCAGATGGGAGAGAAAGGTCTTGTCAGACTCTGTGACAGACCACTGATTGAGTACGTCATCTCCATTCTCGAAGAATCAGGATTTGAACAGGTGGTTGTAACCACACCACGAACCCCGTATACTGCCAACTACTGTCGGACACGGGAGGTTGACCAGATCTGTACACAAGGTGCGGGGTATGTTGAGGATATTGCTGAAGCCGTTGAGATCCTCGGTGAAGAGGGTCCGGTTCTGATCGTCTGTGCCGATATACCCGGATTGTGCAAGGATCATCTCGATCATATCCTCTCCTCGTACGATACCGGGGGCAAGCCAGCCTGTTCAGTCTGGATCCCGGCATACCGTTTTGAAGAGCAGGGATGCAGAGTACACTATACCAAAGAGATAGCAGGCACTCAGGCATCTCCTGCAGGTCTGAACATTCTTTTAGGATCTTCGATTGAAGATGAGCAGGACGAACTATGCCTCCTGATCGATGATCCGGCACTTGTCTTCAATGTCAATACCAGAGAAGAACTGACAGCAGCAGAAGAATTTTTCAAATCACGGCGGGACAAAACCTGA
- a CDS encoding histidinol-phosphate transaminase: MNKAVHGGRGAAREEHRNREALDFSASLNPLPPQLTRDVSLDSIREYPDDQYISLKEVIARHHGRSPDEISVGNGSVEVIRTLCHTVLKHGSVAEIPSHTFSEYALSARLAGAEISEKTGAQIDLSFMCNPDNPSGILTRREQVIEHLTDVKTRGGILCVDEAFIDLADPTQSVSDIRDPDLFVLCSLTKSFSMAGVRFGYGIGDPGLIAAMEVMRPPWTVNAFAETMAMQAFEKFPDLERSRRYITDERSRICREAIRLGLTPSEASANYVLLETGKDVAGLTAAMFNHGILVRDCTSFGLPTCIRVAVREREENDRLLEALTFCLR; the protein is encoded by the coding sequence TTGAACAAAGCAGTGCACGGCGGCAGAGGAGCAGCACGAGAAGAACACAGGAATAGAGAGGCACTCGATTTCAGTGCCAGCCTTAACCCGTTGCCCCCGCAATTAACCCGGGATGTGTCCCTGGATTCAATAAGGGAATATCCCGATGATCAATATATATCACTCAAAGAGGTCATCGCCCGTCATCATGGCCGGAGCCCTGATGAGATCTCTGTAGGAAACGGTTCAGTCGAGGTTATCCGGACCCTTTGTCATACCGTTTTGAAGCATGGAAGTGTAGCAGAGATCCCATCACACACCTTTTCAGAATATGCGCTCTCTGCCCGTCTTGCAGGAGCTGAAATATCAGAAAAAACCGGTGCGCAGATTGACCTGTCATTCATGTGTAATCCAGACAATCCTTCAGGCATCCTGACCAGACGGGAACAGGTGATTGAACACCTCACTGATGTGAAAACAAGAGGGGGCATTCTCTGCGTTGACGAGGCATTCATCGATCTTGCCGACCCCACACAGAGCGTATCTGACATACGTGATCCTGACCTGTTTGTTCTTTGTTCCCTCACGAAATCATTCTCCATGGCAGGTGTCAGATTCGGGTATGGAATAGGGGATCCCGGACTCATTGCCGCAATGGAAGTGATGAGGCCACCCTGGACCGTAAATGCATTTGCTGAAACGATGGCTATGCAGGCATTTGAGAAGTTTCCGGATCTTGAACGTTCACGCAGATACATTACAGATGAGCGGAGCCGAATCTGCAGGGAAGCAATCAGACTCGGCCTTACCCCATCAGAGGCATCAGCCAACTACGTTCTTCTGGAGACCGGGAAAGATGTGGCCGGGCTCACTGCAGCGATGTTCAACCACGGAATACTGGTTCGGGACTGCACTTCATTTGGGCTGCCTACCTGCATCAGAGTGGCTGTCAGAGAGCGTGAAGAAAATGACAGACTTTTGGAGGCTCTTACTTTTTGCTTGCGCTGA
- a CDS encoding ribbon-helix-helix domain-containing protein, translated as MQRITIRLPEQQISVLEKMVDAGEFPTVSEAIRDAVRELIEKRANRILSDSDQLSF; from the coding sequence ATGCAACGTATCACCATCAGACTACCAGAGCAGCAGATCAGCGTGCTTGAGAAGATGGTGGATGCCGGTGAGTTCCCCACCGTCTCTGAAGCGATCAGGGATGCTGTTCGTGAGCTCATCGAGAAGCGGGCTAACCGCATTCTCTCAGACAGTGATCAACTGTCATTTTAG
- the ftsZ gene encoding cell division protein FtsZ: MQSIINAAVINSEREKELKCSMQNYEDDFDGQPRIVIIGCGGAGNNTINRLHNMGVSGAETIAINTDKQHLDMIQSDKRILIGKSLTKGLGAGGYPDVGRKAAEMARPTLETLLESVDLCFITAGMGGGTGTGSAPVVAQIAKDQGAICVGMVSYPFDVEKARLIRAEDGLEAMAKSCDSVILLDNNRLKSFVPNLPLAQSFSVMDQLIGETVKGITETITEPSLINIDYADVRAIMSKGGVATMLVGESKQQNKAESVVRECLSNPMLDIDYRGATGALIHITGGSDLTLIESEEIASSLTYELDPHADVIWGARIRNDMEGKVRVLAIMTGVKNGDAIAQPKHPYRVRLEEMDQKIRAPKTPDVGRIKPRMPAAACDLASGPDIFYFK; encoded by the coding sequence ATGCAGAGTATCATTAATGCCGCGGTAATAAACTCCGAGCGCGAGAAAGAACTGAAATGTTCCATGCAGAACTATGAAGACGACTTTGACGGGCAGCCAAGGATCGTTATCATCGGTTGTGGTGGGGCTGGGAACAACACGATCAACCGGCTTCACAACATGGGGGTTTCGGGAGCCGAGACGATCGCGATCAACACCGATAAACAGCACCTGGACATGATCCAGTCTGACAAGCGGATTCTGATCGGAAAGAGCCTCACAAAAGGGCTCGGAGCAGGCGGGTACCCGGATGTCGGCCGCAAAGCCGCAGAAATGGCACGTCCGACACTCGAGACTCTTCTTGAATCTGTTGATCTCTGTTTTATTACCGCAGGCATGGGTGGGGGTACCGGAACCGGATCTGCACCAGTAGTCGCCCAGATTGCAAAGGATCAGGGTGCCATCTGTGTGGGAATGGTCAGTTATCCGTTTGATGTTGAGAAAGCACGTCTGATCAGAGCTGAAGACGGCCTTGAGGCGATGGCAAAATCCTGTGACTCTGTTATCCTGCTTGACAACAACAGACTCAAGAGTTTTGTTCCAAACCTCCCGTTGGCACAGTCATTCTCAGTAATGGATCAGCTGATCGGAGAGACCGTCAAGGGCATCACCGAGACTATCACCGAACCGTCCCTGATCAACATCGATTACGCTGATGTCAGAGCAATCATGAGCAAGGGTGGCGTTGCAACAATGCTCGTTGGTGAGTCCAAACAGCAGAACAAGGCTGAAAGCGTTGTTCGCGAGTGTCTCTCCAACCCAATGCTCGATATCGACTATCGTGGTGCAACCGGTGCACTGATTCATATCACCGGAGGCAGTGATCTGACGCTCATCGAGTCTGAAGAGATTGCATCATCCCTGACCTACGAACTCGATCCCCACGCTGATGTCATCTGGGGAGCCAGAATCCGCAACGACATGGAAGGCAAGGTCCGTGTGCTCGCTATCATGACTGGTGTCAAGAACGGAGATGCTATCGCTCAGCCAAAGCACCCGTACAGGGTCAGGCTCGAAGAGATGGATCAGAAGATCCGCGCCCCGAAAACACCCGATGTCGGCAGAATAAAGCCCCGTATGCCCGCAGCAGCATGTGATCTTGCAAGCGGTCCCGACATCTTCTACTTTAAATAA
- a CDS encoding coiled-coil protein, giving the protein MLNELIDKRKGTIDGSEDHKIKRNEFNAQASQFARERNTLNNQTRECVEEAQKHKELRDQFNKEVQDLKDQRNELNEKANVLFADIDSFKKDHGGIKSRGIKELHKQIEHMEFRQQTEVFTTEKERELIEKIKLLKEQLREQEAEIEQNKEVKEKITTAKEYRRQASEIHERVTVLAEDAQKHHDLMVECYRKADASREQADAAHKQFVEAQEAADNEHKLFISCQKELRDYDKVIGGLRKKTKKTKNTKEQKEVRKEAEQVFSMFKAGEKLTTEDLLLLQRSKLV; this is encoded by the coding sequence ATGTTGAACGAACTGATTGACAAAAGAAAAGGAACCATTGATGGTTCTGAAGATCACAAAATCAAGCGTAATGAGTTTAACGCGCAGGCAAGCCAGTTTGCCAGAGAGCGTAACACACTGAACAACCAGACCCGCGAGTGTGTTGAGGAAGCCCAGAAGCACAAAGAGCTCCGTGATCAGTTTAACAAGGAAGTTCAGGATCTCAAGGATCAGCGGAACGAGCTGAATGAGAAGGCGAATGTTCTGTTTGCTGATATTGACTCCTTCAAGAAGGATCACGGTGGCATCAAGAGCCGTGGCATCAAGGAACTTCACAAGCAGATCGAGCACATGGAGTTCAGACAGCAGACTGAAGTCTTCACGACCGAGAAGGAACGTGAACTGATCGAGAAGATCAAGCTGCTGAAAGAACAACTTCGTGAACAGGAAGCTGAGATCGAACAGAATAAAGAGGTCAAGGAAAAGATCACGACGGCGAAGGAGTACCGCCGCCAGGCCTCTGAGATTCATGAGAGGGTCACCGTGCTTGCTGAGGACGCTCAGAAGCACCATGATCTGATGGTTGAGTGCTACCGTAAGGCCGATGCATCCCGTGAGCAGGCTGACGCAGCACACAAGCAGTTTGTTGAAGCCCAGGAAGCAGCAGACAACGAACACAAGCTCTTCATCTCCTGCCAGAAGGAACTGCGGGACTACGATAAGGTGATCGGTGGTCTGCGCAAGAAGACCAAGAAGACCAAGAACACCAAGGAACAGAAGGAAGTTCGCAAGGAAGCAGAACAGGTCTTCTCCATGTTCAAGGCCGGAGAAAAACTTACTACCGAAGATCTGCTCCTCCTTCAGCGTTCTAAACTGGTCTGA
- a CDS encoding DUF373 family protein has protein sequence MGSSRTLVLNIDRDDDIGFKASIESPVVGREACLDAAVRLALADPEDSDVNAIFQTISTYDRLRAEGEDPEIAVIGGNHFRFIEGDRKIAKLVDEVVTACGADQCILVTDGGEDEYVLPIIQGKVRISSIQRVVVSQMPNLEGTFYILKKLLSDPKISKLVLVLPGLTLLLYAISYALSKPEVATIIIAAGIGGYLLYKGFSLDEFMRTQVTDMRSTLYRGRFSFVTYISALLFAVIGVMEGSSALAVYWDGSGIFPMVMVFVWSAVLWFTLAAITTSLGTIIDSFMYEKDSLNRAVIFSFFLSSIGVLVFGGASYILSTLNLPNFPVTPDLGVAYIIQGAAGGLICALVGILLQHMVYRWVEDLDNEKRSLAV, from the coding sequence ATGGGATCTTCTCGGACTCTGGTACTCAATATCGATCGTGATGACGATATCGGGTTTAAGGCATCGATAGAGAGCCCGGTGGTCGGCAGAGAAGCCTGCCTTGATGCTGCAGTCAGGCTGGCTCTTGCCGATCCTGAAGACTCTGATGTCAACGCAATTTTCCAGACGATCTCCACGTATGACAGACTCCGGGCCGAGGGGGAAGACCCGGAGATTGCAGTTATCGGGGGGAATCATTTCAGGTTCATTGAGGGTGACCGGAAGATTGCAAAACTCGTTGATGAGGTCGTGACAGCCTGCGGGGCAGATCAGTGTATCCTGGTGACCGATGGAGGAGAAGATGAGTACGTGCTCCCTATTATCCAGGGTAAGGTACGGATATCTTCGATACAGCGGGTGGTGGTCAGCCAGATGCCAAATCTTGAAGGGACTTTTTACATCCTCAAGAAACTTCTGAGCGACCCGAAGATCTCCAAACTAGTCCTGGTGCTTCCCGGATTAACACTTCTCCTGTATGCCATCTCGTACGCCCTGAGCAAACCTGAGGTCGCAACAATCATCATAGCAGCCGGAATCGGAGGCTATCTCCTGTACAAGGGGTTCTCGCTTGATGAGTTCATGAGGACACAAGTCACTGACATGCGGTCAACACTGTACCGGGGGCGGTTCTCATTTGTCACATATATCAGTGCATTGCTCTTTGCTGTCATCGGAGTGATGGAAGGGAGCTCTGCCCTGGCTGTCTACTGGGACGGATCAGGAATCTTTCCCATGGTGATGGTCTTTGTCTGGAGTGCTGTACTCTGGTTTACCCTTGCAGCAATCACTACATCGCTTGGAACAATCATCGACAGTTTCATGTATGAGAAGGATTCACTCAACCGGGCAGTGATTTTTTCATTCTTTCTGAGTTCTATCGGGGTCCTGGTTTTTGGAGGAGCAAGTTATATCCTCTCCACGCTGAATCTCCCGAACTTTCCGGTCACTCCTGACCTTGGTGTTGCGTATATTATCCAGGGAGCAGCAGGCGGACTGATATGTGCACTGGTTGGGATCCTCCTTCAGCATATGGTGTATCGCTGGGTAGAGGATCTTGATAATGAGAAGAGAAGTCTGGCAGTATAA